CTGCACCAGATATGAAGCCGAAACCACGCTCTACATTTGTCAATTGCCAAAGAGCAAAAGAAATTTCAGCTGATGCTGTGAATGAAAGACTCAACGCCATTGCTCCCAAGAAAAATAGGTCGTCAACAATTAAACCAAGCCCTGCATTCATCAATGGCGCAATGGGAAAAGAAATTATGACTGATGCAGTGGATGATAGACTAGACGCCGTAACTCGTAAGAGGAAGAGGACGTCAACAACAGTACCATGCTCTGCATTGTTCATCAGTACTGACGCAGTTGATGAAAGACTCGAACCTGTTACTCTGAAGAGGCATAGGTCAAAAACAGCACCATGCTCATTAGTGAGTGGCCAAAGGGGAAAAGAAATTGTGACTGATGCAATGGATGAAAGAATCAGCGCAGTTACACTCGAGAAACAGAGGTCATCAACAACAAATCAAGACTCTGCATTTGTCAATGGAAGAAGGGAAAATGAAGTTGTGACTGATGTGGAGGATGAAAGAATCAATGCTGCGGATGAAAGTGGCGACATGCAACTGGAGGATGACCATGCAACTGACACTCATAACGAGTCTAACAGCGAAGACTACACCGGTACTAACCCAGGAATCATTTGTAGACCACTAGGTGATATGCAAGATGCGGATGAAAATGGTGACATGCAACGGGAGGATGACCATGCAACTGACACTCATAACGAGTCTTACAGCAAAGACTACACCCGTATTAACCTAGGAGTTACTTATAGACTACTAGGTGAGTACTTATGTCTGTAACTAATAAGTAATTGTTTATTTTGCATGCTGTTATGTAAATATAACTGTAATATGTGAACACTACATTTTACAGGTAGCCGCCACCAGATTATATTCGACAAATATGGGCGTTATTGTGATGTCGGGTCAGAACAATTTGCAAATGCTATCGGGAAGATAGTACGAGCACGATGTCCTCCTGCAAttgatgattggagaatggttcCAGAGATAGTGAAAGAAGATATATGGAAAAATCTTGTTGTGAGTGaatttaatttatttatcttAAAATCTTTATGATCAGTACATGATATTATGGATATTCTGTTTGCAGGCTGATTATGTCATACCTCAAGTTTCTAAACCTAATATTTTATCAAGGGCTAGAATTTCTTGGAAAAATTGGAAGAGTCATCTTCGGGTAGAGATGGATAAACATGAAACTGTTGCTGAGAAGAAAAGAAATATGCCAGAACGTTTAATTACAAATAGAGAGGATTGGGAACGTTTTGTTGATTTCTGCAACACTGAAGAGGATAGGAAACGTTGCACAATTGGTAAAAAATCGAGAGAAGCTCTTCAATTCCTTCATTCGACTGGGAGGACAGGACTTTTTCGGAAAAAATACGACATGGTAAACCCTGTATGTCATTTATTTACAGAGTTTTGCTAACTCTTAGCTTTCACTGAAAAATGCGATTTTTTTGCAATCTAATGTAGGAAAAAGAGAGTCCAACTGGTGAAGTTGACAGAGCTGTGCTGTTTGTTGAAACTCATGTAACCAAGACTTTAAATAATCCCGAATCCTCCTCCATCTCAGATGTTAAACTTGTAAGATTAGGCATTTGCTTTGTCATGCTATTGGAATATCCATTCTTAGTTTATGTGGTTATATCATATATCTGAATTACATTGTCCttgcagagaaaaaaaaagacctTGTAGATGCTGATCCAAATGGTCAAAAAGATATCAACAATGATGCTGTCACATTGGTTAGTGAGACAAAACCTTTAGTATATCTTTTTGCAAAATTTACTCTCCTTTACTGGTGACCCTTATTTTTAACCACTCCTTCTTTCTTAGATATGTGGACGTGATAGACATGGTCATGTAAGAGGCATGGAAGGAGGTCTGTCGAGGACTACAATGCGTGCTTCAGCGCCAATTATAGAGACTCTTCGTAAAGTACGGCAAGAAAACAAGAGTATGCAGTCTGAAATCCATTTACTCAAAACACAGCATGGGACACGCATGCAAGATGGTATATCTAcatcatcaaatcaatctgcaCCTCAGGTAATTTTTTTTATGTGAAATCCTTAAATCAAATTAACATTGCTAATTTAGTAATTAATTCTGCACTAGAAACAACTCTTGCTATCCTTAGTTGTGTTAATACCTTATATCATTTAGTAGTTCATTCTAATATCTCAACTGTTTTGAACGTATACTTTTATGTTGGTAACTTAATATGCTCTGATTATATCTAAACGTTAAGCTGCTTTTTTATATGTAGAATTAGTGGTGGTGAACAGTTCATAATCGATCTGGAATGTAGAAGTAATTTGCGTTTTAAAATTTTTCAAGATTGCTGTTGTAGAATTGTTTTCTGGAGTTATTAGTGAACTTTCCCTATACCTGTAAAACAGTCAAAACTCCTGTTTCACAGACACCAAAATTCGTGATCTAATTCCACCTGCTGATCCAAAGACGAGTCTTACTGAATGTACGCTGTTGGTTCTTATGGATGTAGGTACCTGATGAGTTCAACGTGCCTGCTTGTTCGTGTTTCATAAAAAACTTCAAAGGAAGAACCATTGCTTTAGGCCGTTTCAACACTGCTGATCCAGCAATGGAACATGTCTatagtataattgtcgaataaatattTGATAGAGATGCTGAATTATTTGATAAAGATGGTAAGCTTGGAGATATTGTGATTGGTGGGGTGATTAATTGGCCGAAAGCGTGTACAAAGCCTGGTAGTTTATGTTTCGTTAAAAATTTCAAAGGAAGAACCATTGCCTTGGGTAGTTACAACTCTGTTGATCCACCAATGGAACATGTCTACAGTGTGAAGGTCGAAGAAATATTTGACGAAGAATCAGAATTATTTGACGAAGATGGGAAGCTTGGAGATATTATGATTGGTGACGTGATTAATTGGCCAAAAGCATGTCTTCAGTCATATTGACAATAGCAAAGGAAAATAGATCcagaacttaaaaaaaaaaaggagatctGTAATGTATTGTTATATAAATGTGGTTGTGCACGAGTCAGTGCAGTGAGTGCACAAACTTTACTTAACATAAACAAGTAAAGAAGACACTTTTTTGTTGTAGACAAATGGAGCACCTCTAACTGCTTGTATTGCTGCAAGACCAAATTCCCCAACTGCTTGTATTGCTGCAAGACCAATAGGAAGGTGAACTTGCTTATTGATGATGTGAAAAAACCTTGCTGTATACTGGTCTtttaagctttaagctttttgatGGCATCTCCTTGGACCAACTTCTGTATAACTGGGAAGGTGTAATTGGTACCAACTAGGGAACACATGCCAACTTTGTCAAAGATTAAGGACCCATTTACAAAATTTAACACGAGATTCATAAGTGTCCTTCAGCTGGCAGTGCTGTTTTCGGACAGTAAGGTGCCCTGCCTTACTTTTTCTTATTAACAATAAAAAAGAATCCACTTATCATTCATTCTCACTGTCCTTGAAATCTGATAGTCACTATTTGAAGTTGGAACAACTTGTTTCCGTTATTTTGATTGGTTGAGAAGTTTAAAGAAAGATAAACTTTTTCTGTACATTCTGTACTGGAGTACGATGAGAAGTGGTCCCACGTGACCTTTTAATTAGTTTTGCGTACCATTCAGGCATTCATAACCTAGCTtaattgggatttttttttttctcgcAAACCTAGGGTTTGGCGGGTTAGTTCCGGTTTtctctcttttgttttttctCACGCGTTCTTGCTTGTTCTTTGATTTGCGCCTTTCAGTGGCGCTTAATCAGCCAGTTCCACCAGATCGTGGTGATC
The sequence above is a segment of the Papaver somniferum cultivar HN1 unplaced genomic scaffold, ASM357369v1 unplaced-scaffold_125, whole genome shotgun sequence genome. Coding sequences within it:
- the LOC113331159 gene encoding uncharacterized protein LOC113331159, yielding MKPKPRSTFVNCQRAKEISADAVNERLNAIAPKKNRSSTIKPSPAFINGAMGKEIMTDAVDDRLDAVTRKRKRTSTTVPCSALFISTDAVDERLEPVTLKRHRSKTAPCSLVSGQRGKEIVTDAMDERISAVTLEKQRSSTTNQDSAFVNGRRENEVVTDVEDERINAADESGDMQLEDDHATDTHNESNSEDYTGTNPGIICRPLGDMQDADENGDMQREDDHATDTHNESYSKDYTRINLGVTYRLLGSRHQIIFDKYGRYCDVGSEQFANAIGKIVRARCPPAIDDWRMVPEIVKEDIWKNLVADYVIPQVSKPNILSRARISWKNWKSHLRVEMDKHETVAEKKRNMPERLITNREDWERFVDFCNTEEDRKRCTIGKKSREALQFLHSTGRTGLFRKKYDMEKESPTGEVDRAVLFVETHVTKTLNNPESSSISDVKLRKKKTL